Proteins encoded in a region of the Neodiprion lecontei isolate iyNeoLeco1 chromosome 5, iyNeoLeco1.1, whole genome shotgun sequence genome:
- the LOC107222094 gene encoding BAG family molecular chaperone regulator 2, with product MDNKQRDRLVSILDQVEARVEELRREAWELEEKKENLLSTLDALQNNESVFELVTEEREEIMRSVERLWVRTSTVEILIETQRNTDQEESLHKVNDLIDSLVIQLQEDPQATRERCRRFMSACTSHGPEYSEQVFESAILGCTLDDQKRIKKRLQGLLDYISKMHTI from the exons ATGGACAACAAACAGAGAGATAGGTTAGTCAGTATCCTCGATCAGGTCGAGGCTCGTGTTGAGGAGTTGAGAAGAGAAGCGTGGGAGCTtgaggaaaagaaagagaactTATTAAGCACGTTGGACGCGCTTCAAAACAACGAAAGTGTATTTGAATTAGTGACCG AGGAGAGAGAAGAAATCATGAGATCGGTGGAGAGGTTGTGGGTGCGGACCTCGACAGTTGAAATCCTCATTGAAACTCAGCGAAATACAGATCAAGAAGAATCTCTGCACAAG GTAAATGATTTGATCGACAGCTTGGTCATCCAATTGCAAGAAGATCCCCAGGCTACACGAGAGCGATGTAGGAGGTTCATGAGTGCTTGTACTTCCCATGGTCCGGAATATTCAGAACAAGTTTTCGAGTCTGCCATTTTAGGTTGTACTTTAGATGATCAAAAGCGTATCAAAAAAAGACTGCAGGGGCTGCTAGATTACATTAGTAAGATGCatacaatataa
- the LOC107222093 gene encoding receptor expression-enhancing protein 5 isoform X1, whose amino-acid sequence MARIAVIKESLDKALRDESKPWTNVFAIAEQKIGIDRLYIFLASVGFLAVYLVVGIGQQLVCNIIGFLYPAYCSMKALESPQKDDDTKWLTYWVVFAVFTIIEFFADYIVFWLPIYWLIKCLFYVWLMVPIEYNGSLIIYRRVIRPKFLQYQPNLDAMISNARNSAVKMAADVLTNEKKD is encoded by the exons ATGGCCAGAATAGCAGTGATAAAAGAATCGTTGGATAAAGCATTGCGAGATGAAAGCAAACCGTGGACAAATGTTTTCGCAATTGCTGAACAAAAGATCGGGATAGACCGGCTTTACATTTTTCTAG CATCTGTGGGATTTCTCGCAGTTTATTTGGTAGTGGGGATAGGCCAGCAGTTGGTCTGCAATATTATCGGATTCTTGTACCCGGCTTATTGCTCCATGAAAGCTCTGGAAAGTCCCCAAAAAGATGACGATACAAAATGGCTAACTTACTGGGTTGTATTTGCAGTTTTCACCATCATCGAATTTTTTGCTGATTATATCGTATTTTGGCTTCCAATTTACTGGCTAATCAAG tGCCTTTTCTATGTTTGGCTTATGGTGCCAATCGAATATAATGGATCTTTAATCATTTACCGCCGAGTCATTCGTCCCAAATTCTTACAATACCAACCAAATCTCGATGCTATGATTTCCAACGCTCGCAATTCTg CGGTGAAAATGGCAGCGGATGTTCTCACAAATGAGAAGAAAGATTAA
- the LOC107222093 gene encoding receptor expression-enhancing protein 6 isoform X2: MAGVARKESVESMDSERNLFHNNLSEKDFFTVIKYASVGFLAVYLVVGIGQQLVCNIIGFLYPAYCSMKALESPQKDDDTKWLTYWVVFAVFTIIEFFADYIVFWLPIYWLIKCLFYVWLMVPIEYNGSLIIYRRVIRPKFLQYQPNLDAMISNARNSAVKMAADVLTNEKKD, translated from the exons ATGGCAGGTGTGGCTCGTAAAGAAAGTGTTGAAAGTATGGATAGTGAACGGAATTTGTTTCATAATAATCTATCCGAAAAAGATTTCTTCACAGTAATTAAATATG CATCTGTGGGATTTCTCGCAGTTTATTTGGTAGTGGGGATAGGCCAGCAGTTGGTCTGCAATATTATCGGATTCTTGTACCCGGCTTATTGCTCCATGAAAGCTCTGGAAAGTCCCCAAAAAGATGACGATACAAAATGGCTAACTTACTGGGTTGTATTTGCAGTTTTCACCATCATCGAATTTTTTGCTGATTATATCGTATTTTGGCTTCCAATTTACTGGCTAATCAAG tGCCTTTTCTATGTTTGGCTTATGGTGCCAATCGAATATAATGGATCTTTAATCATTTACCGCCGAGTCATTCGTCCCAAATTCTTACAATACCAACCAAATCTCGATGCTATGATTTCCAACGCTCGCAATTCTg CGGTGAAAATGGCAGCGGATGTTCTCACAAATGAGAAGAAAGATTAA
- the LOC107222083 gene encoding armadillo repeat-containing protein gudu yields the protein MPKKKKPIEEPPAPTEPEPELPLELDTPPGKTLVSAMTGEPFGPRIRYIDENAEAESSDDEPESESDNEGRFLKDDLKSGVPSEFWHIQKLIKYMKAGNQTATMVSLCLLKDHELTSMVIQHLIQDMGGLEVLVNLLETRDIKCQLGSLSVLLQLATSSDMRKALIDLDIVTPLINILKHPARDLQVMAAETMANIAMMRKARKQIRIRNGIPLILDIMDVPDSVLRRPLEELKEDECELVAVAIGCAKALDSLSSSPKIKEDLRRQGVVFHMARFLRSCHTQLIIPTMGAVQQCADLKAFRIAFEQMGIITDIIRHIEDKNVKLKENCALAIHKCADNKLTRDMVREAGGLDPLCKLAQSDDVRSNKRLLAAVTGGIWKCAMSPENISRFNQNNLVASLVPLLEEHEDEDVLTSVVGALSECCKHPENRDILRTSGGLPKLIRLLSSTYEPLLKNIPLVLKECAKDEQCMDIINDPDHTLDGVRLIWSLLKHPNNVIKKNSCYALVPCIKYAKDSPEMVRAFVGGLELTVSLLESEDVDVLSAACATIAQIATDPENLGILTDHGVVKMLADLVDTENESLRANLALAIAYCCEWEKNNYEFGRLNAVAPLVNYMTSKSPEVLKGVTIAFCHFSKEPLNCITMHTCGVVKHVLRMVGSKDPEVQVAAATTIRNIRKLALTAEKFHYGEISSLYDINYQN from the exons atgccaaagaagaagaagccaATTGAGGAACCACCAGCTCCTACCga GCCAGAGCCGGAATTGCCTTTGGAGTTAGACACTCCACCAGGAAAGACGCTCGTCTCCGCAATGACTGGCGAACCATTTGGACCCAGAATTCGTTACATTGACGAAAACGCTGAAGCGGAAAGCTCCGACGATGAGCCAGAGTCCGAAAGCGATAACGAGGGGAGATTTTTAAAGGATGACCTAAAGTCCGGTGTGCCATCAGAGTTTTGGCACATTCAGAAGCTGATAAAGTACATGAAAGCCGGAAATCAAACAGCCACAATGGTTTCCCTCTGCCTACTAAAGGACCACGAACTCACCTCAATG GTGATACAGCACCTCATACAAGATATGGGGGGTTTGGAAGTTCTGGTAAACCTTCTGGAAACTCGTGATATAAAGTGTCAACTTGGGTCGTTATCTGTGCTGTTACAACTAGCTACTAGCTCGGATATGAGGAAGGCTTTAATTGATCTTGACATCGTCACCCCTCTTATAAACATCTTGAAGCATCCAGCAAGGGATTTGCAGGTGATGGCTGCCGAAACTATGGCAAATATTGCTATGATGAGGAAAGCTAGAAAACAAATACGGATCCGTAACGGTATACCTTTGATT TTGGACATTATGGATGTGCCGGATTCTGTGCTACGAAGACCTCTCGAGGAGTTGAAAGAAGATGAGTGCGAGCTTGTCGCCGTAGCAATCGGATGTGCGAAGGCACTCGATTCTTTGAGTAGTAGTCCGAAGATCAAAGAAGATCTACGAAGACAAGGGGTCGTCTTTCACATGGCTCGCTTCTTGCGCTCTTGCCATACGCAATTGATTATTCCTACGATGGGAGCTGTACAGCAGTGTGCCGACTTG AAAGCATTCAGAATAGCCTTCGAACAGATGGGCATAATAACGGACATTATTCGTCACATAGaagataaaaatgtgaaattgaaagaaaactgTGCATTGGCGATACACAAGTGCGCTGATAATAAATTGACTCGTGACATGGTCCGTGAGGCTGGTGGATTAGACCCTTTGTGCAAGTTGGCACAAAGCGATGATGTAAGGAGTAACAAGCGCCTGCTGGCTGCAGTGACAGGGGGCATTTGGAAATGCGCCATGAGCCCGGAGAACATAAGTAGATTCAATCAAAACAATTTAGTTGCATCACTTGTACCGCTGCTGGAAGAACATGAGGATGAAGATGTTTTGACAAGTGTTGTCGGTGCGCTATCCGAGTGTTGCAAGCATCCAGAGAACAGAGATATACTGAGGACATCGGGGGGCCTCCccaaattg ATCCGGCTATTGAGCTCAACGTACGAGCCGTTACTGAAGAACATACCTTTGGTGCTCAAAGAATGTGCCAAGGACGAGCAATGCATGGACATTATAAATGATCCTGACCACACATTGGACGGCGTACGTTTGATCTGGTCCCTACTCAAGCATCCCAACAATGTCATCAAGAAGAACTCATGTTATGCTTTAGTACCTTGCATAAAATATGCCAAGGACTCACCTGAAATGGTAAGAGCATTTGTCGGCGGTTTGGAGCTTACGGTTAGCCTATTGGAGTCTGAGGATGTGGACGTTTTAAGTGCTGCTTGTGCTACTATTGCTCAAATTGCTACAGATCCTGAAAATTTGGGCATATTAACGGATCATGGTGTTGTCAAGATGCTGGCTGATCTTGTAGACACT GAAAATGAAAGTCTGAGAGCTAATTTGGCACTGGCCATTGCATACTGTTGTGAATGGGAGAAGAATAACTATGAGTTTGGTCGCTTGAATGCCGTAGCTCCATTGGTAAACTATATGACTAGCAAAAGTCCAGAAGTTCTCAAGGGGGTCACAATTGCATTTTGCCACTTTAGCAAAGAACCGCTCAATTGCATCACAATGCATACTTGTGGAGTTGTCAAG CATGTTTTGCGGATGGTCGGATCTAAAGATCCAGAGGTTCAAGTGGCGGCGGCTACAACTATACGAAATATTAGAAAGCTAGCATTGACTGCAGAAAAGTTCCACTATGGGGAAAT AAGTTCGCTGTATGATATAAACTATCAGAATTAA
- the LOC107222089 gene encoding uncharacterized protein LOC107222089, with the protein MAGEDAEICGFLDAKLPGNRGMTQRVRKRSLAPWKVWRRHWCSVRKLGPGLGIEVRLDCGISSGGATVPKDRDNAIKIPTDAIICRTESRSKQFAFGIFPPSERKPLLYLCGNSETESQRWMANLRQVLKPRRHRFMEGMFHVSMVDNAHSRGAGLTGLHGDLVASRLGVFVKDVNSGEIKESLEWKELSQFHLPAAGRPEDVKRICVIHTSKEFRGGVGELHLFCFEAVRLLQDFLTQGRGPRHKHLNERPLSLSEGDLRISIHNDGDSGTCPVLKSKVASSLISAGLGLLLSTRSGSEAKLLDDISENKILGNVSRSKINICTRAVDNVYQPEPASIPNIGSSLEELEEPCPRRVSNISVASGIYEEIMDEIDPSRTIKMPFNLYEDPEELLFGPCGPRQPPPPLPPRQRCGSGSTRNGSISDDGLDSEGGTRSATPSTQEDTTPTPTPEDKTNTNHTPIDNAEYVPMSPRLKDIMQQDQNPAQEDFYMIMR; encoded by the exons ATGGCTGGCGAAGATGCAGAGATCTGTGGATTTCTGGATGCCAAACTACCTGGCAACAGAGGAATGACCCAAAGAGTAAGAAAACGTTCTCTAGCACCTTGGAAAGTCTGGAGACGTCATTGGTGTTCGGTGAGAAAATTGGGTCCGGGTCTTGGAATAGAAGTTAGATTAGACTGCGGTATAAGTAGCGGCGGAGCTACGGTACCCAAGGATCGTGATAACGCGATAAAAATACCGACAGATGCTATTATCTGTCGTACAGAATCCAGGTCCAAACAGTTTGCATTCGGTATTTTTCCTCCGAGCGAAAGAAAACCTCTTCTATATCTGTGTGGGAATTCTGAAACTGAAAGTCAACGCTGGATGGCAAATCTTAGGCAGGTACTTAAGCCCAGAAGACATCGTTTCATGGAAGGCATGTTCCATGTTTCAATGGTCGATAATGCACATTCAAGAGGTGCAGGTCTCACAG GGCTTCATGGCGATCTCGTAGCCAGTCGTTTGGGCGTTTTCGTCAAGGACGTCAATTCcggagaaataaaagaaagctTGGAATGGAAAGAGTTGAGTCAATTTCATCTTCCAGCCGCAGGTCGACCAGAAGATGTGAAACGAATTTGTGTGATTCACACATCCAAAGAGTTTCGTGGAGGCGTTGGCGAATTGCATTTGTTCTGCTTTGAAGCCGTAAGATTGCTCCAGGACTTTTTAACGCAGGGAAGAGGACCACGACACAAGCATCTAAATGAAAGGCCTTTAAGTCTTAGTGAAGGAGACTTAAGAATTTCCATTCACAATGATGGGGACTCTGGTACTTGTCCTGTATTGAAATCCAAAGTTGCATCCAGTTTGATAAGTGCTGGCTTGGGTTTGTTACTGTCGACAAGATCTGGTAGCGAGGCAAAGTTATTAGACGACATATCAGAGAACAAAATTTTGGGAAATGTATCCCgttcaaaaataaacatatGTACCCGAGCTGTCGACAATGTCTATCAACCAGAACCAGCCAGTATTCCAAACATTGGATCAAGTCTGGAAGAACTAGAAGAACCTTGCCCGAGAAGAGTTTCTAACATCTCAGTTGCTTCGGGTATCTATGAAGAGATTATGGATGAGATTGATCCATCGAGGACTataaaaatgccatttaatttgtACGAAGACCCGGAGGAACTACTTTTTGGGCCTTGTGGCCCCAGACAACCCCCTCCACCTTTACCTCCGAGACAACGCTGTGGATCTGGATCCACCCGCAATGGAAG CATAAGTGACGATGGTCTAGATTCGGAAGGTGGAACGAGATCAGCTACGCCTAGTACTCAAGAGGATACCACACCAACACCAACGCCAGAGGATAAAACAAATACTAACCATACACCAATTGATAATGCTGAGTATGTTCCGATGTCTCCACGCCTAAAAGATATCATGCAACAAGACCAAAATCCTGCTCAGGAAGATTTTTATATGATAATGCGCTGA
- the LOC107222090 gene encoding ubiquitin-conjugating enzyme E2 T isoform X2, giving the protein MQKASRLKRELAMMAENPPEGICCYPKNDKTDVLSANILGPRGSPYEGGLFQLEIEIPEIYPFEPPRMKFLTPVYHPNIDDAGRICMDLLKMPPKGGWKPTINIENLLTAIQLLLSYPNPDDPLMAEIAEEYRFNKVEFERKARKSTAENAMKKRKYEF; this is encoded by the coding sequence ATGCAGAAAGCATCAAGGTTGAAGAGAGAACTGGCAATGATGGCAGAAAATCCTCCGGAGGGTATTTGCTGCTATCCGAAAAATGACAAAACTGACGTTTTGTCTGCTAATATCTTGGGGCCACGTGGGAGCCCTTACGAGGGCGGATTATTCCAACTAGAAATTGAAATACCAGAAATTTACCCTTTTGAACCCCCTAGGATGAAGTTTTTAACACCTGTTTACCACCCCAACATAGATGACGCAGGAAGAATCTGTATGGACTTGTTAAAAATGCCACCAAAAGGAGGCTGGAAACCAACGATAAACATAGAAAATTTACTGACTGCCATTCAACTACTACTCAGTTACCCAAATCCTGATGATCCGCTTATGGCTGAAATAGCTGAAGAATATCGCTTCAACAAAGTCGAGTTTGAAAGAAAGGCTCGCAAAAGTACAGCAGAaaatgcaatgaaaaaaagaaaatatgaattttag
- the LOC107222090 gene encoding ubiquitin-conjugating enzyme E2 T isoform X1: protein MYIKYVNLPNHINLGQKIRSGRYHFAEIVQREMQKASRLKRELAMMAENPPEGICCYPKNDKTDVLSANILGPRGSPYEGGLFQLEIEIPEIYPFEPPRMKFLTPVYHPNIDDAGRICMDLLKMPPKGGWKPTINIENLLTAIQLLLSYPNPDDPLMAEIAEEYRFNKVEFERKARKSTAENAMKKRKYEF from the exons atgtacataaaatatGTGAATCTGCCAAATCATATCAATTTGGGACAAAAAATACGGTCAGGACGATATC ACTTCGCAGAAATTGTTCAACGTGAAATGCAGAAAGCATCAAGGTTGAAGAGAGAACTGGCAATGATGGCAGAAAATCCTCCGGAGGGTATTTGCTGCTATCCGAAAAATGACAAAACTGACGTTTTGTCTGCTAATATCTTGGGGCCACGTGGGAGCCCTTACGAGGGCGGATTATTCCAACTAGAAATTGAAATACCAGAAATTTACCCTTTTGAACCCCCTAGGATGAAGTTTTTAACACCTGTTTACCACCCCAACATAGATGACGCAGGAAGAATCTGTATGGACTTGTTAAAAATGCCACCAAAAGGAGGCTGGAAACCAACGATAAACATAGAAAATTTACTGACTGCCATTCAACTACTACTCAGTTACCCAAATCCTGATGATCCGCTTATGGCTGAAATAGCTGAAGAATATCGCTTCAACAAAGTCGAGTTTGAAAGAAAGGCTCGCAAAAGTACAGCAGAaaatgcaatgaaaaaaagaaaatatgaattttag